A portion of the Nitratidesulfovibrio termitidis HI1 genome contains these proteins:
- a CDS encoding GNA1162 family protein: MNRQIAAVLLLALALLGGCAHMPQQSTKAELFPLMYEQKPRSIVVLPPINESTAADAPTYYSTTIQEPLVYTGYYVLPYEVSSDILAHEGITDGHQLYDLPLNTLKEYFGADAVLFTRIKKWDTSYAVVASHLTVAVECELKSTTTGEKMWNYSGTVVIDLTNHNTGGGLAGLLVQVVVTAMNTAMADYVPYAMQANAIALNAMPYGPYHPQHEKDSEYKIFVPDTADK; this comes from the coding sequence ATGAATAGACAGATCGCCGCCGTGCTGCTGCTGGCCCTTGCCCTGCTGGGCGGCTGCGCGCACATGCCGCAGCAGTCCACCAAGGCGGAACTCTTTCCGCTGATGTACGAACAGAAGCCCCGTTCCATCGTGGTGCTGCCGCCCATCAACGAATCCACGGCGGCGGACGCGCCCACGTACTACTCCACCACCATCCAGGAACCGCTGGTGTACACCGGGTACTACGTGCTGCCGTACGAGGTGTCCTCGGACATCCTGGCCCATGAAGGCATCACCGACGGGCACCAGTTGTACGACCTGCCGCTGAACACCCTGAAGGAATACTTCGGGGCCGACGCGGTGCTGTTCACCCGCATCAAGAAGTGGGACACCTCGTACGCCGTGGTGGCCTCGCACCTGACCGTGGCCGTGGAATGCGAACTGAAGTCCACGACCACCGGCGAGAAGATGTGGAACTATTCCGGAACGGTGGTCATAGACCTGACCAACCACAACACGGGCGGCGGCCTGGCCGGGTTGCTGGTGCAGGTGGTGGTGACGGCCATGAACACGGCCATGGCCGACTACGTGCCCTACGCCATGCAGGCCAACGCCATCGCCCTGAACGCCATGCCCTACGGGCCGTACCATCCGCAGCACGAGAAGGACAGCGAATACAAGATATTCGTGCCGGATACCGCCGACAAGTAG
- a CDS encoding DUF4810 domain-containing protein, translating into MTMTHETAHAMARPLRAAQLALLAAALCVLCTGCARPANSMYCMDNYSSTLYACRKNPAQEQQDKHVKAMQDIVAKSEQRNLRVPPGIFAELGYIQLKAGQMAEAKKYFEAENRLYPESKVFTTRLLAWADASSGTGDDKPATGDPAAATDDKNGVITPADAVNDAPVLPAGEGATHE; encoded by the coding sequence ATGACCATGACGCACGAGACCGCTCACGCCATGGCACGCCCCCTGCGGGCCGCGCAACTGGCGCTGCTGGCCGCCGCCCTGTGCGTGCTGTGCACCGGCTGCGCCAGGCCCGCCAACTCCATGTACTGCATGGACAACTACTCCTCCACCCTCTACGCCTGCCGCAAGAACCCCGCGCAGGAACAGCAGGACAAGCACGTCAAGGCCATGCAGGACATCGTGGCCAAGTCGGAACAGCGCAACCTGCGCGTGCCGCCCGGCATCTTTGCCGAACTCGGCTACATCCAGTTGAAGGCGGGCCAGATGGCCGAGGCGAAGAAGTACTTCGAGGCGGAAAACCGGCTGTACCCGGAATCGAAGGTGTTCACCACACGCCTGCTGGCCTGGGCGGACGCCTCGTCCGGCACTGGCGATGACAAGCCAGCGACCGGTGACCCGGCAGCGGCCACCGACGACAAGAATGGCGTCATCACCCCCGCCGATGCGGTAAACGACGCACCCGTGCTGCCCGCCGGGGAGGGGGCCACCCATGAATAG
- a CDS encoding CsgG/HfaB family protein: MLKRLVPLLAAALLISGCATTERPRAERVEGAPAAVSPTVQQAAAMDKKGVKRKVAIGRFTNETKYGQSFFLDKDSRDRLGKQAVDILSSKLVATEKFILIERADLDKIQKELGIGGAGEYRNMADYLILGSVTEFGRKDVGDVGVFSRSKRQVAFAKVHIRLVEVATGQIIHSEEGSGEAYSEAGSIMGVGSRAGYDTTLNDKAIEAAITNVSSNIIENLLERPWKGYILAQEGGQYLISGGKTQNIKAGDLFDVVAEGQKVRNPQTNMDIVLPGKVVGRLRVAATLGDTPESEVSACTLQEGSLAAWDTTGDYGKLFIREVR; the protein is encoded by the coding sequence GTGCTGAAAAGATTGGTTCCCTTGCTGGCCGCAGCGCTCCTGATCTCAGGGTGCGCCACCACCGAGCGGCCCAGGGCGGAACGCGTGGAGGGGGCACCGGCAGCGGTAAGCCCCACCGTGCAGCAGGCCGCCGCCATGGACAAGAAGGGCGTGAAGCGAAAAGTCGCCATCGGTCGCTTCACCAACGAGACCAAGTACGGCCAGAGCTTTTTTCTGGACAAGGATTCGCGCGACCGCCTGGGCAAGCAGGCCGTGGACATCCTGTCCTCCAAACTGGTGGCCACCGAAAAGTTCATCCTCATCGAGCGGGCCGACCTGGACAAGATCCAGAAGGAACTGGGCATCGGCGGCGCGGGTGAATACCGCAACATGGCGGACTACCTGATTCTGGGCTCCGTCACCGAATTCGGGCGCAAGGACGTGGGCGACGTGGGCGTGTTCAGCCGCTCCAAGCGCCAGGTGGCCTTCGCCAAGGTACATATCCGCCTGGTGGAAGTTGCCACCGGCCAGATCATCCATTCCGAAGAAGGCAGCGGCGAAGCCTATTCCGAAGCGGGCAGCATCATGGGCGTGGGCAGCCGCGCCGGGTACGACACCACGCTGAACGACAAGGCCATCGAAGCAGCCATCACCAACGTGTCATCCAACATCATCGAAAACCTGCTGGAACGCCCCTGGAAGGGCTACATCCTGGCCCAGGAAGGCGGGCAGTATCTGATTTCCGGCGGCAAGACCCAGAACATCAAGGCGGGCGACCTGTTCGACGTGGTGGCAGAGGGGCAGAAGGTGCGCAACCCCCAGACCAACATGGACATCGTATTGCCCGGCAAGGTGGTGGGCAGGCTGCGCGTGGCTGCCACCCTGGGTGACACGCCGGAGAGCGAGGTTTCCGCCTGCACGTTGCAGGAAGGCTCGCTGGCCGCATGGGACACCACCGGCGACTACGGCAAACTCTTCATCCGCGAAGTTCGCTAG
- a CDS encoding glycosyltransferase: MPATDTPLAKWMFLHLLHGLSQSGYAMSGANELLGELDRLPPQQQKARVLFGTGLLRQALLLNPLDAGLRGLVGQLGAMAAPSPAYATWLKASAAVLDGLPQVPANEAFGRAWDLPADPDAVLAACRDATAPGDVFACLMRLWEMGTWEHTAAGIAHFLASPAAPAGAGVLAHAAHAAGDAALRDELLGRALPCPLTILLRARMAEAAEDLSTARALYMEALDAEPALLFLVRHLAQMGRPEAPASVLEGRRIGVGFYTWNKLQVTLDTLASLLDSDIGGAHVALINNGSTAFSRDEFEAGVRAVAAGRQVELIQLPINIGAPAARNWLWHLDSMRDRELFAFLDDDVLLPHTWLRSYVQDMDEMPGTVVVGPQGVNPGSLPTVQYVARYFEKTGKHLIRFTNNAPLVMDFGQYGQRRPCLSVMGCCHLLDKAACARLGVPDFDLRFSPSQVDDLEHDIQVWKAGGRVVYDGRVRVVHRQDAGRAAPLSEASWGHVWGNHYKMERKFTEQELADVDRATRAADVADLVAAYESVAGQLPSAARSYVGLCVRSLQAAAAENVL; encoded by the coding sequence ATGCCCGCCACCGACACACCCCTCGCCAAATGGATGTTCCTGCACCTGCTGCACGGCCTCAGCCAGTCCGGTTACGCCATGTCCGGGGCCAACGAACTGCTGGGCGAACTGGACAGGTTGCCCCCGCAGCAGCAGAAGGCGCGGGTGTTGTTCGGCACCGGGCTGCTGCGCCAGGCCCTGCTGCTGAACCCGCTGGACGCGGGGCTGCGCGGGCTGGTGGGCCAGTTGGGGGCCATGGCCGCGCCGTCGCCCGCCTATGCCACGTGGCTGAAGGCCTCCGCCGCCGTGCTGGACGGCCTGCCGCAGGTGCCTGCCAACGAAGCCTTCGGCAGGGCCTGGGACCTGCCCGCAGACCCGGACGCGGTGCTGGCCGCGTGCCGCGACGCCACGGCGCCGGGCGACGTGTTCGCCTGCCTGATGCGCCTGTGGGAAATGGGCACGTGGGAGCATACGGCGGCGGGCATCGCGCATTTTCTCGCATCCCCGGCGGCCCCGGCGGGCGCGGGCGTGCTGGCCCATGCTGCCCATGCGGCGGGCGACGCCGCCCTGCGCGACGAGTTGCTGGGCAGGGCGCTGCCGTGCCCGCTGACGATATTGCTGCGCGCCCGCATGGCCGAGGCCGCCGAAGACCTTTCCACGGCCCGCGCCCTGTACATGGAGGCGCTGGACGCCGAACCCGCCCTGTTGTTCCTGGTGCGCCATCTGGCCCAGATGGGCAGACCCGAGGCCCCGGCCTCGGTGCTGGAGGGGCGGCGCATCGGCGTGGGCTTCTACACCTGGAACAAGTTGCAGGTAACCCTGGATACCCTGGCCAGCCTGCTGGATTCGGACATCGGCGGGGCGCACGTGGCGCTCATCAACAACGGCTCCACGGCGTTTTCGCGCGACGAGTTCGAGGCGGGCGTGCGCGCGGTGGCCGCCGGGCGGCAGGTGGAACTGATCCAGCTGCCCATCAACATCGGTGCGCCCGCCGCCCGCAACTGGCTGTGGCATCTGGACTCCATGCGCGACAGGGAACTGTTCGCCTTCCTGGACGACGACGTGCTGCTGCCGCACACCTGGCTGCGCAGCTACGTGCAGGACATGGACGAAATGCCCGGCACCGTGGTGGTGGGGCCGCAAGGGGTGAACCCCGGCAGCCTGCCCACGGTGCAGTACGTGGCCCGCTATTTCGAAAAGACCGGCAAGCACCTGATCCGGTTCACCAACAACGCCCCGCTGGTCATGGACTTCGGTCAGTATGGGCAGCGTCGCCCGTGCCTTTCGGTGATGGGCTGCTGCCACCTGCTGGACAAGGCGGCCTGTGCCCGGCTGGGCGTGCCCGACTTCGACCTGCGCTTCTCGCCTTCGCAGGTGGATGACCTGGAGCACGACATCCAGGTGTGGAAGGCGGGCGGCCGGGTGGTCTACGACGGCCGGGTGCGCGTGGTGCACCGTCAGGACGCCGGGCGCGCCGCGCCGCTGTCCGAGGCCTCGTGGGGGCACGTGTGGGGCAACCACTACAAGATGGAGCGCAAGTTCACCGAGCAGGAACTGGCCGACGTGGACCGGGCCACCCGCGCCGCCGACGTGGCCGACCTGGTCGCGGCCTACGAATCGGTGGCCGGGCAACTGCCGTCCGCCGCGCGGTCGTATGTGGG